A stretch of Macadamia integrifolia cultivar HAES 741 chromosome 7, SCU_Mint_v3, whole genome shotgun sequence DNA encodes these proteins:
- the LOC122084534 gene encoding EH domain-containing protein 1-like, which yields MEILSSPISICSKENQKIYQEWFNFADTDADGRITGNDATKFFAMANLSRPALKQVWAIADSERQGFLDFNDFVVAMQLIALAQAGHEITQDILSKEGKLRNDF from the exons ATGGAGATTCTTTCGAGTCCGATCAGCATTTGTTcaaaggagaatcagaagatctATCAGGAATGGTTTAACTTTGCCGACACAG atGCCGACGGCCGCATTACGGGAAACGATGCGACCAAGTTCTTCGCCATGGCTAATTTATCTCGGCCAGCACTCAAGCAG GTGTGGGCAATTGCGGATTCCGAACGTCAAGGGTTccttgattttaatgactttgTTGTTGCAATGCAG TTAATTGCATTAGCACAAGCAGGACATGAAATTACACAAGATATTCTTAGCAAAGAAGGTAAATTAAGGAATGATTTTTAG